In Arvicanthis niloticus isolate mArvNil1 chromosome 4, mArvNil1.pat.X, whole genome shotgun sequence, a single window of DNA contains:
- the Rxfp4 gene encoding relaxin-3 receptor 2, with protein MATSNSSASLSTFFWVNGSGDSVLSADGAAIPVQFLVLRIMVALAYGLVGIVGLLGNLAVLWVLGNCGQRVPSPPSDTFVFSLALADLGLALTLPFWATESAMDFHWPFRNALCKTVLTTTVLSIYASTFLVTALSIARYWAVAMAVGPGSHLSVFWARMVTLAVWVAAALVTVPTAIFGTEVELWGVRLCLLRFPSRYWLGTYQLQRVVLAFIVPLGIITTSYLLLLAFLQRQQRCRPRQRQDSRVVARSVGVLVASFALCWFPNHVVTLWEVLVRFDLVSWDSTFYTIHTYVLPVTTCLAHSNSCLNPVIYCLLRPEPRQVLVSSLRGLWPRLWPQSKACMVQMALKEVGETWVASTQESGSCTTHTNTTEHLDERCNLNNLLSETYQEQSPQILGRSCSLCQAAVSPGKL; from the coding sequence ATGGCCACATccaattcttctgcctctctgtccaCCTTCTTCTGGGTCAATGGCTCTGGAGACAGCGTGCTGAGTGCTGATGGTGCTGCAATTCCTGTCCAGTTCCTTGTTCTGAGGATCATGGTTGCACTAGCCTATGGACTTGTAGGTATTGTTGGCTTGCTGGGAAATTTGGCTGTACTGTGGGTGCTAGGTAACTGTGGTCAGCGTGTGCCCAGCCCACCTTCTGACACATTTGTCTTCAGCCTGGCTCTGGCAGACTTGGGGCTGGCCCTCACTCTCCCTTTCTGGGCAACCGAGTCAGCAATGGACTTCCACTGGCCTTTCCGAAATGCCCTCTGCAAGACAGTCCTGACGACTACTGTCCTCAGCATCTACGCTAGCACCTTCCTAGTCACAGCACTGAGTATCGCTCGATACTGGGCGGTGGCCATGGCTGTGGGACCAGGTAGTCACCTCTCAGTCTTTTGGGCTCGTATGGTCACCCTGGCAGTGTGGGTGGCAGCTGCCCTGGTGACTGTGCCCACAGCAATCTTTGGGACTGAGGTTGAGTTGTGGGGCGTGCGCCTCTGCCTTCTGCGTTTCCCCAGCAGATACTGGCTGGGGACTTACCAGCTACAGAGGGTAGTTCTGGCCTTCATTGTGCCCTTGGGCATCATAACCACCAGCTACCTGCTGCTGTTGGCCTTTCTACAGCGGCAGCAACGATGCAGGCCACGGCAGCGCCAGGACAGCCGAGTGGTAGCCCGATCTGTCGGTGTCCTGGTGGCTTCCTTCGCCCTCTGCTGGTTTCCCAACCATGTAGTCACTCTCTGGGAAGTTCTGGTAAGGTTTGACCTGGTGTCCTGGGACAGTACTTTCTATACCATCCACACTTACGTCCTTCCTGTTACCACCTGCTTGGCACACAGCAACAGCTGCCTCAACCCTGTGATCTATTGTCTCCTCCGACCAGAGCCCCGGCAGGTTCTTGTCAGCTCCCTCAGAGGTCTCTGGCCAAGACTGTGGCCCCAGAGCAAGGCCTGCATGGTACAAATGGCCCTCAAGGAGGTAGGTGAGACATGGGTAGCTAGCACCCAGGAGAGTGGCTCTTGTACAACGCACACAAACACAACTGAACACCTGGATGAAAGGTGCAACCTGAACAATCTCCTTTCTGAGACCTATCAGGAGCAGAGCCCACAGATTCTAGGGAGGAGTTGCTCTCTCTGCCAGGCTGCAGTGTCCCCAGGAAAACTCTGA